In Pseudodesulfovibrio sp. S3, one genomic interval encodes:
- a CDS encoding DUF3124 domain-containing protein has translation MRIKSLCPIVAILAVLVLSMPALAGRKLTVSKGQTVYVPVYSHIYQGKKGKPYNLSTLLSLRNVDYTHSIVVTSVRYYGSDGQFIKEHFPKPVTIPPMGTKEVHIREQDTEGGSGANFTVKWEGGTEVSVPVIQAVMIGTASTQGISFVCDGVVIEER, from the coding sequence ATGCGCATAAAAAGCCTTTGCCCGATCGTGGCCATCCTGGCTGTCCTCGTCCTTTCCATGCCCGCCCTTGCAGGCCGCAAACTCACTGTCTCCAAGGGACAGACAGTCTACGTGCCGGTATACTCGCACATCTACCAAGGCAAGAAGGGCAAACCCTACAATCTGTCGACCCTGCTCTCCCTCCGCAACGTGGACTACACCCATTCCATTGTTGTCACTTCAGTCAGATACTACGGCAGCGATGGCCAATTCATCAAAGAGCATTTCCCGAAACCGGTGACCATCCCGCCCATGGGGACCAAGGAAGTTCACATCAGGGAACAGGACACCGAAGGCGGTTCCGGGGCAAACTTCACGGTAAAATGGGAGGGCGGCACCGAAGTTTCCGTGCCCGTCATCCAGGCCGTCATGATAGGTACGGCCTCGACCCAGGGCATCTCCTTCGTCTGCGACGGCGTGGTCATCGAAGAGAGATAG
- a CDS encoding sulfite exporter TauE/SafE family protein, whose amino-acid sequence MEPLTLALIFGTFFFAAFLKGTAGLGFATTCLGIMAAYLDMRLAIPLVVVPSLLSNGLVMFEAGGFIRIFRRFWVMYAAAIPGLILGLWILGDGATTLPRMVLGASMFLYGGWGLWGGSLRLTQSPALDTAMGLLTGTVNGLTGSQIMPIMPYLMSLDITKDELVQAINTSFTLASLVMLAGLGRLGLLSTEILIVSAVGIVPVGLGIFIGSRVRKKLPEAVFRKIVLGMISLLGLVLLLKSCL is encoded by the coding sequence ATGGAACCGCTCACCCTCGCGCTCATTTTCGGCACCTTCTTTTTCGCGGCATTCCTCAAGGGAACCGCCGGACTCGGATTCGCCACCACCTGTCTCGGCATCATGGCCGCCTATCTGGACATGCGCCTGGCCATCCCCCTGGTCGTGGTTCCCTCGCTCCTGTCCAACGGACTGGTCATGTTCGAAGCGGGCGGTTTCATCCGCATCTTCCGCCGGTTCTGGGTGATGTACGCAGCCGCCATACCCGGCCTGATCCTCGGCCTGTGGATTCTCGGGGACGGGGCCACCACCCTGCCCAGAATGGTCCTCGGCGCAAGCATGTTCCTCTACGGCGGATGGGGACTTTGGGGCGGCTCCCTCCGGCTGACACAAAGTCCGGCGCTCGACACGGCCATGGGCCTGCTGACCGGCACGGTCAACGGACTGACCGGGTCGCAGATCATGCCTATCATGCCCTATCTCATGTCCCTCGACATCACCAAGGACGAACTGGTTCAGGCCATCAACACCTCCTTCACCCTGGCCTCTCTGGTCATGCTGGCCGGCCTTGGCAGGCTGGGTCTGCTCTCCACCGAAATCCTGATCGTCTCCGCCGTGGGCATCGTGCCCGTGGGCCTGGGCATCTTCATCGGCAGCCGGGTACGCAAGAAGCTGCCCGAAGCCGTTTTCCGCAAAATAGTGCTCGGCATGATCAGCCTGCTCGGACTGGTTCTGCTCCTCAAATCCTGCCTGTAA